In Rhineura floridana isolate rRhiFlo1 unplaced genomic scaffold, rRhiFlo1.hap2 scaffold_40, whole genome shotgun sequence, one genomic interval encodes:
- the LOC133375436 gene encoding transmembrane protease serine 12-like isoform X2 has product MECGTRPLVDETATGMRIIGGHDAQLGAWPWQVSLQVQSPNGFYRHICGGSLINSNSVLTAAHCIKTTRNPEFWRAVIGLHHLYKQDSHTVIHKVRAIMVHSDFEWGTFENDVALFKLAKFVKYNDYIQPICLPDIPPILTNDSPCYISGWGSTQENGHAVRILQEAEVDIIPQKVCNRFDWYGGAISWNMLCAGTETGLIDSCQGDSGGPLMCYFPNDTKYYLVGITSYGVGCGRPKLPGIYIRTANYRSWIHSHLLDKTTTVSFPFVLISLTTGWITFHLVL; this is encoded by the exons ATGG AATGTGGAACAAGACCTCTTGTGGATGAGACAGCAACAGGGATGCGGATTATAGGTGGACATGATGCTCAGCTGGGAGCCTGGCCATGGCAAGTTAGTCTGCAAGTTCAATCCCCTAATGGATTTTACCGCCATATATGTGGTGGATCTTTAATTAATAGCAATTCAGTGTTGACAGCGGCACACTGCATTAAAACAACTAG GAATCCAGAATTTTGGAGGGCTGTGATTGGCTTACATCATCTTTATAAACAGGACTCTCATACTGTAATACACAAGGTCAGAGCTATCATGGTCCATTCTGATTTTGAATGGGGCACCTTTGAAAATGATGTTGCCTTGTTTAAACTTGCCAAGTTTGTCAAGTACAATGACTATAttcagcccatctgcttacctgaTATTCCTCCTATCTTGACTAATGACAGCCCGTGTTACATAAGTGGATGGGGAAGCACACAAGAGAACG GTCATGCCGTACGCATATTACAAGAAGCTGAAGTCGATATTATTCCACAGAAAGTCTGTAACAGATTTGATTGGTATGGTGGGGCAATATCATGGAATATGCTTTGTGCTGGCACCGAAACTGGGCTCATTGATAGCTGCCAG GGAGACAGTGGTGGTCCTCTGATGTGTTATTTCCCAAATGATACCAAGTATTATCTGGTAGGAATCACCAGTTATGGCGTTGGCTGTGGCCGACCAAAACTTCCAGGAATCTATATACGCACAGCAAATTACAGAAGTTGGATTCATTCACACCTTCTTGACAAAACAACCACTGTGAGCTTTCCATTTGTCCTGATCTCTTTGACTACTGGGTGGATTACCTTCCACCTTGTTCTCTAA
- the LOC133375436 gene encoding transmembrane protease serine 12-like isoform X1, protein MRRFCFAPILALVALLCKSLPKALSSVAPTHECGTRPLVDETATGMRIIGGHDAQLGAWPWQVSLQVQSPNGFYRHICGGSLINSNSVLTAAHCIKTTRNPEFWRAVIGLHHLYKQDSHTVIHKVRAIMVHSDFEWGTFENDVALFKLAKFVKYNDYIQPICLPDIPPILTNDSPCYISGWGSTQENGHAVRILQEAEVDIIPQKVCNRFDWYGGAISWNMLCAGTETGLIDSCQGDSGGPLMCYFPNDTKYYLVGITSYGVGCGRPKLPGIYIRTANYRSWIHSHLLDKTTTVSFPFVLISLTTGWITFHLVL, encoded by the exons ATGCGGCGGTTTTGCTTCGCACCCATATTGGCGCTGGTTGCGCTGCTGTGTAAATCCCTACCCAAAGCTCTGTCGTCTGTGGCTCCTACACACG AATGTGGAACAAGACCTCTTGTGGATGAGACAGCAACAGGGATGCGGATTATAGGTGGACATGATGCTCAGCTGGGAGCCTGGCCATGGCAAGTTAGTCTGCAAGTTCAATCCCCTAATGGATTTTACCGCCATATATGTGGTGGATCTTTAATTAATAGCAATTCAGTGTTGACAGCGGCACACTGCATTAAAACAACTAG GAATCCAGAATTTTGGAGGGCTGTGATTGGCTTACATCATCTTTATAAACAGGACTCTCATACTGTAATACACAAGGTCAGAGCTATCATGGTCCATTCTGATTTTGAATGGGGCACCTTTGAAAATGATGTTGCCTTGTTTAAACTTGCCAAGTTTGTCAAGTACAATGACTATAttcagcccatctgcttacctgaTATTCCTCCTATCTTGACTAATGACAGCCCGTGTTACATAAGTGGATGGGGAAGCACACAAGAGAACG GTCATGCCGTACGCATATTACAAGAAGCTGAAGTCGATATTATTCCACAGAAAGTCTGTAACAGATTTGATTGGTATGGTGGGGCAATATCATGGAATATGCTTTGTGCTGGCACCGAAACTGGGCTCATTGATAGCTGCCAG GGAGACAGTGGTGGTCCTCTGATGTGTTATTTCCCAAATGATACCAAGTATTATCTGGTAGGAATCACCAGTTATGGCGTTGGCTGTGGCCGACCAAAACTTCCAGGAATCTATATACGCACAGCAAATTACAGAAGTTGGATTCATTCACACCTTCTTGACAAAACAACCACTGTGAGCTTTCCATTTGTCCTGATCTCTTTGACTACTGGGTGGATTACCTTCCACCTTGTTCTCTAA